From a region of the Roseivirga sp. 4D4 genome:
- a CDS encoding ATP-binding protein gives MTMSRLGLLVFCLFATHLTIGQEVFRLSDTLIYNDRIREIDKEAAGLAGNIRRFNNLYLREYGNLDQDLQRLIDQIEDKDSPEFKALEKIQKKTVVFQLLASREPSNQSVENILALFERYEASETNLPRLLSNIVFTAGTLLGKGAYDHAIAFYNKAISIQYTPILEENGNLISTYLNLIELYLQLEAPFLAQEVIELVDNYPYDNSEVTWTKGTYTRRFSWLKGQYFMMIGDYQSALNTIDNSKINEGGITADINAQVYFTQLNIFLKNNMPDSAFMILNRMYQLELVESEALNLRRLAGAQVYQSQSDSERAMIYLDSIQGRYFGNSHYQSHLYETQIQAYRNQNKPYEALDVYNSYQAYSDSVETSLAIFRAAALNNNLQKEEAVAELRRKTAIDNERAKRRNYLLAGVSVLLFIIVLVVVKLRAIKRRTVLEVELQKSREVALIKGNFLNNLSHEIRTPLTVISGYLDLLNKNIFNRDNAVKYIARATRNSNALVNNLNNYLLLSKLDGSIDDHKVETQKPLGNFIEELVESFEAVALQKQQKLYFKSNIKSDTSIKYAFGHLEKIISNLLNNAVKYTPARKSIHISAMISDGRLVFAVKDEGMGMDEDEVKHVFDRFYQSMRHQHVGGFGVGLALVKQLVDALNGTIDVESALNLGSQFKVSLPLTIESDDLYLQEDYEDSFQCITDQEQHAPATDSKQNRPRLLVVDDNAELMLYLTDLFKEKYDCHYAFNGKEALEAVESQQFDLIISDMKMPIMGGVELFNELRKVEKYETTPFIMLSASFTEQPEDLVSSLGITDYILKPFVPSELVARINFLLQNKMYRKQLHETSGEKLEFEGKHTDLMQKLNEVILENLGNGEFGVKELVETSGYSQSRLNQIVTEQTGLSPVKIILEIRLLKAYEIIAKSKYQTVSEVCFAVGVNSKSYFFKKFKERFGITAGDLMKKHTKDFLE, from the coding sequence ATGACCATGTCCAGGTTGGGCTTGTTAGTGTTTTGCTTATTCGCTACCCATTTGACCATTGGCCAAGAGGTCTTTAGGTTAAGTGACACTTTAATCTATAATGACCGAATAAGAGAAATTGATAAAGAGGCCGCTGGGTTAGCAGGGAACATTAGACGCTTTAATAACCTATACCTTCGCGAGTATGGAAATTTAGATCAAGACCTACAAAGGCTTATTGATCAAATAGAGGATAAAGACAGCCCCGAGTTCAAAGCGCTGGAGAAAATACAGAAGAAGACAGTTGTCTTTCAACTACTCGCATCCAGAGAACCCTCTAATCAATCTGTTGAGAATATTCTGGCACTTTTTGAACGGTACGAAGCCTCTGAAACAAACTTGCCACGGCTGCTATCCAACATTGTTTTTACAGCTGGAACATTACTAGGAAAGGGAGCTTATGATCATGCCATTGCCTTCTATAACAAGGCAATATCCATCCAGTATACCCCTATTCTTGAAGAGAATGGGAACCTCATTAGCACATACTTAAACCTGATTGAGTTATACCTCCAGTTAGAAGCTCCCTTTTTAGCTCAAGAGGTAATAGAGCTTGTTGATAACTACCCTTATGATAACTCTGAAGTAACATGGACAAAAGGCACTTATACCAGGAGATTTAGTTGGTTAAAGGGGCAATACTTTATGATGATCGGAGATTATCAAAGTGCTTTAAATACAATTGATAATAGTAAAATAAACGAGGGAGGTATAACTGCTGACATCAATGCCCAAGTCTATTTTACTCAGCTTAACATCTTCTTAAAAAACAACATGCCCGATAGTGCATTCATGATATTGAACAGAATGTATCAACTGGAATTAGTCGAGTCGGAAGCATTGAACCTTAGAAGGCTTGCCGGAGCACAGGTCTATCAATCTCAAAGTGATAGCGAAAGGGCTATGATATACTTGGATAGTATTCAAGGTAGGTATTTCGGTAATTCACATTATCAGTCTCATCTCTATGAAACTCAGATACAAGCCTACCGAAACCAGAATAAACCATATGAGGCTTTAGATGTATATAATAGTTATCAAGCATACTCTGATTCAGTAGAAACCAGCTTAGCGATTTTCAGAGCAGCTGCACTCAATAATAACCTACAGAAGGAAGAAGCGGTGGCAGAATTAAGGAGAAAAACCGCAATTGACAATGAAAGGGCAAAAAGAAGAAATTATCTACTGGCAGGCGTCAGTGTTTTGCTCTTTATCATTGTACTTGTAGTAGTAAAACTGAGGGCTATAAAAAGAAGGACTGTTCTGGAGGTCGAGCTTCAAAAATCACGGGAAGTCGCCCTTATCAAGGGTAATTTCCTTAATAACCTATCTCATGAAATAAGAACGCCTTTGACCGTGATTTCAGGTTATTTGGACCTTCTAAACAAGAACATCTTTAACCGGGACAATGCCGTCAAGTACATCGCACGTGCTACGAGAAATAGTAATGCGCTAGTCAATAATCTAAATAACTATCTACTGCTATCTAAATTAGATGGTTCCATAGATGACCATAAGGTTGAGACCCAAAAACCACTCGGTAATTTTATCGAAGAATTGGTGGAGTCTTTTGAGGCAGTTGCCCTACAAAAACAGCAGAAGCTCTATTTTAAATCTAATATCAAAAGTGACACCTCCATTAAATATGCTTTTGGTCATTTAGAAAAAATCATTTCCAACCTATTAAACAATGCTGTCAAGTATACACCCGCGAGAAAGTCAATTCATATTTCCGCAATGATCAGTGATGGCCGACTGGTTTTTGCGGTAAAGGACGAGGGAATGGGTATGGATGAGGATGAAGTTAAACATGTCTTTGATCGGTTTTATCAGTCTATGCGGCATCAACATGTTGGCGGTTTTGGAGTAGGCTTGGCATTGGTCAAACAATTGGTAGATGCTCTCAATGGCACTATAGATGTAGAGAGTGCACTGAATTTAGGGAGTCAATTTAAGGTAAGCTTACCACTTACTATTGAATCTGATGATCTCTACCTACAAGAGGACTACGAGGATAGCTTCCAATGTATAACGGACCAAGAGCAGCATGCGCCAGCTACTGACAGCAAGCAAAACAGGCCAAGGCTATTAGTTGTAGACGACAATGCTGAGCTGATGCTCTATTTAACTGATCTCTTCAAAGAAAAATATGATTGCCATTACGCCTTTAACGGTAAGGAGGCCTTAGAAGCAGTTGAATCCCAACAGTTCGACCTGATTATATCAGATATGAAAATGCCAATTATGGGTGGTGTGGAATTATTCAATGAATTGCGCAAAGTTGAAAAGTATGAAACCACACCTTTCATTATGTTATCTGCCTCTTTTACTGAACAGCCTGAAGATTTAGTGTCCTCCTTGGGGATTACTGACTACATTCTTAAACCCTTTGTACCCTCAGAATTGGTGGCAAGGATTAACTTCCTGCTCCAAAACAAAATGTACCGTAAACAATTGCATGAAACCAGCGGGGAAAAATTGGAGTTCGAAGGAAAGCATACGGATCTCATGCAAAAACTGAATGAAGTCATTTTGGAAAATCTCGGCAACGGGGAGTTTGGTGTTAAGGAACTGGTAGAAACATCCGGCTATAGCCAAAGCAGATTGAACCAAATTGTAACGGAACAAACAGGTTTGAGTCCTGTGAAAATCATTCTCGAAATACGGCTCCTGAAAGCCTATGAGATTATTGCCAAATCTAAGTATCAAACGGTAAGTGAAGTCTGTTTTGCCGTTGGCGTCAACAGTAAATCATACTTCTTCAAAAAATTTAAGGAGCGATTCGGCATTACTGCTGGTGACTTAATGAAAAAGCACACCAAGGACTTTTTGGAATGA
- a CDS encoding sigma-54-dependent transcriptional regulator produces the protein MEILAIDDDPLMLHTISMVLEESYGDIHTAEHPSNALPVLESEQVKAIVLDLNFAIGDSDGAEGLAWIKRIKDMRPHVSIIVLTAHGFLDIAVKSLKQGATDFLEKPFSNEKLIATVQAGLNLANSQLNLADVTSSRDLLINQSTQFNNLVVGVSESMKAVMDIVSKVADTDASVLITGAHGTGKEALARLIHGKSMRAAQPFISTDLAAITPGLFESTLFGHVKGAFTDASEDKLGMMEGANLGTLLLDEIASIPLSLQSKLLSALQNREVHRVGEHRPRAIDIRLISTSYKSIDVLTDPSEFRQDLLFRINTVHIELPSLRNRKADIQPLAEHFLQAFNRKYDKHFDLTKDQFRALEEYHWSGNIRELKNSIERMVIMGSAIDLAGNQEKPTDNLYEVEKRKIAEIIERHSGNITHAAAELGIGRNTLYRKMKKYDL, from the coding sequence GTGGAAATTCTAGCCATAGATGACGACCCCTTAATGCTCCATACCATCAGCATGGTACTGGAAGAATCCTATGGAGATATTCATACGGCAGAACACCCCAGTAACGCGCTTCCTGTTCTTGAAAGTGAGCAGGTAAAGGCGATTGTATTGGATCTTAATTTCGCCATTGGAGATTCTGATGGTGCCGAAGGCCTGGCTTGGATTAAGCGAATCAAGGACATGAGGCCCCATGTCTCGATCATTGTGCTTACGGCACATGGGTTTCTGGACATAGCAGTCAAATCGCTCAAGCAAGGAGCGACAGACTTTCTTGAGAAACCCTTTTCTAATGAGAAGCTCATTGCTACTGTTCAGGCTGGATTAAATCTGGCTAACTCACAATTGAACTTAGCCGATGTCACCTCAAGTCGTGATCTATTGATCAATCAGAGCACTCAATTCAACAACCTGGTTGTAGGCGTGTCAGAGAGCATGAAGGCTGTCATGGATATAGTCAGCAAAGTTGCGGATACTGATGCCTCTGTACTCATCACAGGGGCTCATGGTACAGGCAAGGAAGCCCTCGCGAGGTTAATTCATGGAAAGTCCATGAGAGCCGCACAACCATTTATTAGCACAGATTTGGCTGCCATTACACCAGGACTATTTGAATCTACCCTATTTGGACATGTCAAAGGAGCATTCACCGATGCTAGTGAAGATAAACTCGGAATGATGGAAGGCGCCAATTTGGGAACTCTCCTTCTCGATGAAATCGCCAGTATTCCTCTCTCCTTACAATCAAAACTACTTTCTGCCTTACAAAATCGGGAGGTTCATCGCGTGGGAGAACATCGACCCAGGGCTATTGATATTCGCTTAATCAGCACATCATATAAATCCATAGACGTCTTGACAGATCCCTCCGAATTCCGGCAGGACTTGTTGTTTCGAATCAATACAGTACATATCGAACTCCCCTCCTTACGCAATCGAAAAGCCGATATCCAACCATTAGCAGAGCATTTCCTACAAGCATTTAATCGCAAGTATGACAAGCATTTTGACCTGACTAAAGATCAATTCAGAGCTTTGGAGGAATACCATTGGTCGGGGAACATTCGGGAGTTGAAAAACAGCATTGAGCGAATGGTGATTATGGGCAGTGCCATTGACTTGGCAGGAAACCAAGAGAAGCCTACCGACAACTTATATGAGGTTGAGAAAAGAAAGATTGCGGAGATCATTGAACGTCACTCCGGCAATATCACCCATGCTGCAGCCGAATTGGGTATTGGCCGAAACACCCTTTATCGTAAAATGAAGAAATATGATCTTTAG
- a CDS encoding retropepsin-like aspartic protease, with translation MISIKQVFFIACVNLFWSYQSTVNAQETIANSTTEIALEHFLKGKGYRKLQMTRIASGHLHLECTLNGVNGKFILDTGASGTVIEVQNRDKFKMAVKNVDQEAAGAGGASIQMFVSEENTFEMGALTINKMPLVLMSLDHVNSAFERLGLGRVDGVIGADILTSKEAIIDYTNLALYLKK, from the coding sequence ATGATTTCAATAAAACAAGTATTCTTTATAGCATGTGTTAATCTCTTCTGGAGTTACCAGTCGACAGTAAACGCACAAGAGACGATAGCCAATTCTACGACTGAAATAGCTCTAGAGCACTTCTTAAAAGGGAAAGGGTATCGAAAGTTGCAAATGACGAGAATTGCTTCGGGTCATTTACATCTGGAGTGCACGCTTAATGGAGTAAACGGTAAGTTTATTTTAGATACTGGAGCCTCAGGTACTGTGATTGAGGTTCAAAACAGGGATAAGTTTAAAATGGCTGTTAAAAATGTAGACCAAGAGGCAGCAGGTGCAGGAGGAGCCAGCATTCAGATGTTCGTTTCTGAAGAGAATACCTTTGAAATGGGTGCATTGACCATAAATAAGATGCCACTTGTTCTTATGAGCCTAGATCATGTCAATAGTGCTTTTGAGCGCTTGGGCTTAGGCCGGGTAGATGGGGTAATAGGAGCAGATATTCTAACTAGTAAAGAGGCAATCATCGATTACACTAACCTAGCGCTATATTTAAAAAAGTGA
- a CDS encoding ABC transporter permease, translating into MTRTFILSIIRNLWKNRVTSAINIVALTLGLSSLLFLYVQERYENSFDMDQPMADRIYRVNLTQNYPNRLLKTGNSQSMLVKAIRNEYPELEAAVQVIGPNFSLVTIDPGTSAEKVFEEERKMLFADSAFLKYFDYDFIAGNNRTALDDPSSLVLSTKMVEKYYPDFVGKEAGLMGREVTLFDSLRVFITGVIDTPPSNSNTPFQLLTSTEIYYRMNDWDRDNWGNVSSGLTYVVLKEGQRPEDFEERFPQLVDKYRTEADAEITSYSLINLKDIHNDPQWGFSGNYTNDPSIAVAFWALSLFIALSACINFINIQTAQVVTRAKEVGVRKVLGGSRTQLILQFLAETIFLTTISFFIAMWITELALNGWNDLLTIVQMDMQIDDSVWIFGAGLILLISLLAGIYPAVKLSAYRPSEALRSGFSALTKNKSGLNLRQALVLTQFSITQLMIIGTIVVSVQMDYFINKDMGFDKDQMITITTFSPDKQQVDRLAIAMESMPEVISYSFASGPPMDAGRYSTSFREVGHEDKGDIRVRNKWVDDRYLDTYGIELIAGRNFRPGEYNDTIGGFIVNEKLVEQLEVEGPQEAIGKLIRCYGTQAQIVGVVKDFHVDKLNLPIEPVIMFPWRRQVNGANIKVASGNLQKVLTKLESEWLQVFPSRTFQYQTVDDYIKESYIVEDIMLKSIRIFSLVAIIIGCLGLYGLVSFMAAKRTKEIGIRKVLGASLGQIFFSFSKRFYILTFIAFLLSAPLAYKAMSLWLEEYTYRIPLSWDLFAIGLLMTLTLTLLTVGYISLRAARTNPAETLQVE; encoded by the coding sequence ATGACCCGAACATTCATTCTCTCGATTATTAGAAACCTCTGGAAAAACAGAGTCACTTCTGCCATTAACATAGTGGCGCTTACTCTTGGGCTAAGCAGTCTCTTGTTTTTATACGTTCAAGAGCGCTATGAAAATAGTTTTGACATGGATCAACCAATGGCTGATCGAATCTACCGCGTCAACCTTACTCAGAATTATCCGAACAGGCTTCTCAAGACGGGGAATAGCCAATCTATGTTGGTTAAGGCCATTCGGAATGAATACCCTGAATTAGAGGCAGCCGTACAGGTTATCGGGCCAAACTTCTCTTTGGTTACTATCGATCCGGGCACTTCTGCAGAGAAGGTATTTGAAGAAGAAAGAAAGATGCTATTTGCCGATAGTGCCTTCTTGAAATATTTCGATTATGACTTTATCGCTGGAAATAATAGGACAGCTTTGGATGACCCAAGTTCACTGGTGCTCTCGACAAAAATGGTTGAGAAATATTACCCTGACTTTGTAGGTAAAGAAGCGGGACTTATGGGTAGGGAAGTGACCTTATTTGATTCACTGCGAGTATTCATTACCGGAGTGATCGATACACCTCCGAGTAATAGCAATACACCTTTCCAACTACTTACCTCTACTGAGATATATTATAGAATGAATGATTGGGACCGAGATAATTGGGGTAACGTTTCTTCCGGGCTCACCTATGTAGTGTTGAAGGAAGGACAGCGCCCTGAAGATTTTGAGGAACGCTTCCCACAGTTAGTGGATAAATACAGGACAGAAGCAGATGCCGAAATTACCAGTTATAGCCTGATCAACCTGAAGGATATTCATAATGATCCGCAATGGGGATTTTCAGGCAACTACACTAATGATCCATCCATTGCGGTTGCATTCTGGGCACTCAGCTTGTTTATCGCGCTTTCGGCATGTATCAATTTCATCAATATTCAAACCGCTCAAGTGGTCACTCGGGCGAAAGAAGTTGGGGTTAGAAAAGTATTAGGAGGTAGCCGTACTCAGTTAATCTTACAGTTCTTGGCAGAGACCATTTTCCTCACTACCATTTCGTTCTTCATTGCCATGTGGATCACAGAGTTGGCATTGAATGGCTGGAATGATTTGTTGACCATTGTTCAAATGGATATGCAAATAGATGATTCGGTCTGGATTTTTGGAGCTGGCCTCATCTTGCTGATCAGCCTACTCGCAGGCATTTATCCAGCAGTAAAGTTATCAGCTTATCGTCCCTCTGAGGCCTTAAGGAGTGGTTTCTCCGCATTGACCAAGAATAAGTCTGGACTGAATTTGAGACAGGCCCTGGTCCTTACTCAATTCTCTATTACCCAATTAATGATCATTGGTACCATTGTCGTCTCTGTACAGATGGATTATTTCATCAATAAAGACATGGGCTTTGATAAAGACCAGATGATTACGATAACTACTTTCAGCCCTGATAAACAACAGGTGGATCGACTTGCGATAGCCATGGAGTCTATGCCAGAGGTGATTTCTTATTCATTCGCTTCAGGTCCTCCGATGGATGCAGGGCGCTATTCTACATCATTTAGAGAGGTAGGACATGAAGATAAAGGGGATATCAGAGTACGAAACAAGTGGGTGGATGATCGTTATTTGGATACTTACGGCATTGAGTTGATAGCTGGAAGAAACTTCCGTCCAGGAGAATACAATGATACTATTGGTGGCTTTATTGTAAATGAAAAATTGGTCGAGCAACTAGAGGTAGAAGGTCCTCAGGAAGCGATAGGCAAGTTGATACGTTGCTACGGTACTCAGGCCCAGATAGTCGGTGTGGTCAAGGATTTTCATGTAGATAAGCTGAATCTTCCAATCGAACCTGTGATCATGTTTCCATGGCGGAGACAAGTGAACGGAGCTAATATCAAGGTGGCCTCTGGTAATCTGCAGAAAGTACTGACAAAGCTTGAGAGTGAGTGGTTACAGGTCTTTCCATCGCGCACTTTCCAATACCAGACCGTAGACGATTATATCAAGGAGTCCTATATAGTTGAAGATATTATGCTTAAGAGCATCCGCATTTTCTCACTGGTGGCCATCATCATTGGTTGTTTGGGGCTTTATGGTCTTGTCTCCTTTATGGCGGCAAAAAGAACCAAAGAAATTGGGATTCGAAAGGTCTTAGGTGCTTCCTTGGGGCAAATATTCTTTAGTTTCTCCAAGAGGTTCTACATCCTAACATTTATAGCTTTTCTACTTAGTGCTCCTTTGGCTTATAAAGCTATGTCCTTATGGCTTGAAGAGTATACCTATAGAATTCCCTTAAGCTGGGATCTTTTTGCAATAGGTTTGTTGATGACGTTGACTTTGACATTGCTTACAGTAGGCTATATTTCACTTAGAGCAGCACGTACCAACCCGGCAGAAACGCTTCAAGTAGAGTAG
- a CDS encoding sensor histidine kinase — protein sequence MIFSKGFLMVLIRVLLIVAFSIGMVYTYLETELSITPYMFAVLILIVSIELTWRQQSQERNWASFLESVRYGDFNRTYEKKTQSKKLQEAYQLITERMESLHTDREAEFRLLQTVLRHVSVAVICYRENGEVVFTNKTFNTLLELVSLTHIDRLAEDYPNIHQAMTSETISSSEWIDHKNGQKLLLKSEAFKLKGKAYTLVSLTDIRSSLETKELESYQKLMRVMTHEIMNSTTPILSLIRVVNKKLIKEDELVNLGPKDQKNVATSLEAIEERTSGMLKFVEAYKQINRSIEPHLETVESKVLIDSIAPLIASTSAIGIRTNDQYKGTLEVDRALMAQVLINLLKNAMDAVGGLEDPMVSLKIYAESDHVVIQVEDNGPGVSEQSISEIFVPFYTTKKDGSGIGLALSRKIIKAHKGNLEYARDDGRSQFTILLSHQISLF from the coding sequence ATGATCTTTAGCAAGGGTTTCTTAATGGTTCTGATTCGGGTACTCCTGATCGTTGCCTTTTCAATCGGAATGGTCTACACCTATTTAGAAACTGAGCTTTCCATTACCCCATATATGTTTGCCGTGCTCATACTTATAGTGAGCATCGAACTGACATGGAGGCAACAATCTCAGGAAAGAAACTGGGCTAGTTTTCTTGAATCCGTCCGATATGGTGATTTCAATCGTACCTACGAGAAAAAGACACAATCCAAAAAACTTCAAGAAGCTTACCAACTGATAACCGAAAGAATGGAAAGTCTTCACACCGATCGTGAAGCAGAATTTAGGTTACTCCAAACGGTATTGAGACATGTTTCTGTTGCTGTGATTTGCTATCGCGAAAATGGTGAAGTCGTTTTTACCAACAAGACCTTCAATACCCTACTTGAACTTGTCAGTCTGACACATATCGATCGTTTGGCCGAAGACTACCCCAACATTCATCAGGCAATGACCAGCGAGACCATCAGTAGTTCAGAGTGGATCGATCATAAAAATGGACAGAAGCTTTTGCTCAAATCAGAAGCCTTCAAATTGAAGGGAAAAGCGTATACACTCGTTTCCCTGACTGACATTCGCAGTTCATTGGAGACTAAGGAGCTTGAGAGTTATCAAAAGCTGATGCGTGTGATGACGCATGAGATCATGAATTCGACTACGCCCATACTATCATTGATCAGAGTAGTGAATAAGAAGCTCATCAAAGAAGATGAACTAGTTAATCTCGGACCAAAAGACCAAAAGAATGTTGCCACTAGCCTTGAAGCCATTGAGGAACGCACTTCTGGCATGTTGAAATTTGTAGAGGCCTATAAGCAAATCAATCGATCCATTGAGCCTCACCTAGAAACGGTAGAAAGCAAAGTGTTGATTGATTCTATTGCTCCCTTGATTGCTTCAACATCCGCGATCGGTATAAGAACAAATGATCAGTATAAAGGGACTTTGGAGGTTGATCGTGCACTGATGGCTCAAGTGCTGATCAACTTGCTCAAAAATGCCATGGATGCTGTGGGAGGATTAGAAGACCCCATGGTTTCATTAAAGATCTACGCTGAATCCGATCATGTAGTGATTCAGGTGGAAGACAATGGTCCTGGCGTATCAGAACAGTCTATTTCAGAAATCTTTGTCCCATTCTATACCACCAAAAAAGACGGTTCTGGTATTGGACTAGCGCTATCTCGAAAGATCATAAAGGCCCATAAAGGGAATCTAGAATACGCTAGAGATGATGGTCGTTCTCAGTTTACAATTCTCTTATCTCATCAAATATCACTTTTTTAA